Proteins co-encoded in one Synechococcus elongatus PCC 6301 genomic window:
- a CDS encoding M16 family metallopeptidase, whose translation MVAALAAPRLNAPHWQQLENGLIIIAERLPVPAVTFDLWVKVGSAVEPDAVNGVAHFLEHMVFKGSQRLKAGEFEQQVEARGAIANAATSQDYTHFYFTCAPSDFTDLVSLQTDVVLNPLLAEAEFERERRVVLKEIRRAADNPRRRAYYRMIEAAFERLPYRRPVLGPYDTIAQLPLTDLQAFHRQWYGPNQLVAVVVGDLPEAEMIDAVRAAVADHPPVTAQRSPLLPEPAFSQPQQQIYHDADLHQARLYLTWRVPGLSQLSRTYALDAIASILASGRTSRLVAQLREQQGLVSNIVASNSTYRDQGLFAITARLPVAHLDTVRSQVLAELQSLQTEPVTPAELERIRRQVVNRFIFGNERPSDRASLYGYYATLLGSLEPAFNYVDEIHALSVDDLQAAVQTYLAPEACSTIQILPGEHG comes from the coding sequence ATGGTTGCTGCGCTGGCTGCTCCCCGGTTGAATGCCCCCCATTGGCAGCAACTTGAAAATGGACTAATCATTATTGCCGAACGCCTGCCGGTTCCTGCGGTGACCTTTGATCTCTGGGTCAAGGTGGGATCAGCTGTAGAACCTGACGCTGTTAACGGGGTGGCTCATTTCCTCGAACACATGGTGTTCAAGGGCAGTCAGCGCCTCAAAGCCGGTGAGTTTGAGCAGCAGGTGGAAGCTCGGGGGGCGATCGCCAATGCTGCCACTAGCCAGGATTACACCCACTTTTATTTCACCTGTGCGCCCAGTGACTTTACAGATCTCGTTTCGCTGCAAACCGATGTCGTGCTCAATCCCCTGCTTGCGGAAGCAGAATTTGAGCGGGAACGGCGGGTTGTCCTAAAAGAAATTCGCCGTGCGGCGGATAATCCTCGGCGTCGAGCCTACTACCGCATGATTGAGGCTGCGTTTGAGCGGTTGCCCTATCGGCGGCCCGTGCTGGGCCCCTACGACACGATCGCCCAACTCCCGCTCACCGATTTGCAGGCCTTTCACCGCCAATGGTACGGCCCCAATCAGCTAGTCGCAGTGGTGGTCGGGGATCTCCCGGAAGCGGAAATGATCGATGCAGTGCGAGCTGCGGTTGCCGATCATCCCCCTGTCACTGCTCAGCGATCGCCCCTGTTGCCCGAGCCTGCCTTCAGTCAGCCCCAGCAGCAGATCTATCACGATGCTGATCTGCACCAAGCCCGGCTGTACCTAACTTGGCGGGTTCCTGGGCTCAGCCAACTCTCCCGGACTTATGCTCTCGATGCGATCGCGTCGATCTTGGCCAGTGGTCGCACCTCTCGGCTGGTTGCTCAGCTTCGAGAACAACAGGGCTTGGTCAGTAATATTGTGGCGAGCAACTCCACCTATCGCGATCAGGGCCTCTTTGCAATCACAGCGCGGCTGCCGGTTGCCCATCTCGACACCGTCCGATCGCAGGTTCTTGCAGAGCTGCAATCCCTGCAGACTGAACCCGTGACCCCAGCAGAGTTGGAGCGGATTCGGCGGCAGGTCGTCAATCGTTTCATCTTTGGCAATGAGCGCCCCAGCGATCGCGCCAGCTTGTATGGCTATTACGCTACGCTCCTCGGTAGCCTGGAACCGGCCTTCAATTACGTCGACGAAATCCACGCGCTCAGCGTTGATGATTTGCAGGCAGCGGTTCAGACTTACCTTGCTCCCGAAGCTTGCTCCACGATTCAGATTTTGCCAGGAGAGCATGGCTGA
- the pds gene encoding 15-cis-phytoene desaturase: MRVAIAGAGLAGLSCAKYLADAGHTPIVYERRDVLGGKVAAWKDEDGDWYETGLHIFFGAYPNMLQLFKELNIEDRLQWKSHSMIFNQPTKPGTYSRFDFPDIPAPINGVAAILSNNDMLTWEEKIKFGLGLLPAMIRGQSYVEEMDQYSWTEWLRKQNIPERVNDEVLIAMAKALNFIDPDEISATVVLTALNRFLQEKKGSMMAFLDGAPPERLCQPIVEHVQARGGDVLLNAPLKEFVLNDDSSVQAFRIAGIKGQEEQLIEADAYVSALPVDPLKLLLPDAWKAMPYFQQLDGLQGVPVINIHLWFDRKLTDIDHLLFSRSPLLSVYADMSNTCREYEDPDRSMLELVFAPAKDWIGRSDEDILAATMAEIEKLFPQHFSGENPARLRKYKIVKTPLSVYKATPGRQQYRPDQASPIANFFLTGDYTMQRYLASMEGAVLSGKLTAQAIIARQDELQRRSSGRPLAASQA; encoded by the coding sequence ATGCGCGTAGCGATCGCCGGTGCCGGACTTGCCGGACTCTCCTGTGCCAAGTACTTGGCCGATGCCGGTCATACGCCCATCGTCTATGAACGTCGGGACGTCCTTGGCGGCAAGGTTGCCGCTTGGAAAGATGAAGACGGCGACTGGTACGAAACTGGCCTACATATCTTTTTTGGGGCTTACCCCAACATGTTGCAGCTCTTTAAGGAGCTGAACATTGAAGATCGCCTGCAGTGGAAGTCCCACTCGATGATCTTCAACCAACCCACAAAGCCGGGCACCTATTCGCGCTTCGACTTCCCAGACATTCCAGCGCCAATCAACGGTGTTGCAGCAATCCTCAGCAACAACGACATGTTGACCTGGGAAGAAAAAATCAAGTTTGGCTTGGGCTTGTTGCCAGCGATGATTCGCGGCCAGTCCTACGTCGAAGAGATGGATCAATACTCATGGACGGAGTGGCTGCGCAAACAAAATATTCCAGAGCGGGTCAACGATGAAGTCCTCATCGCCATGGCTAAAGCGCTCAACTTTATTGACCCGGACGAAATTTCCGCCACGGTCGTCCTAACGGCACTCAACCGCTTCTTGCAAGAGAAGAAAGGTTCAATGATGGCCTTTTTGGATGGTGCGCCGCCCGAGCGTCTTTGCCAGCCGATCGTCGAACATGTCCAAGCTCGCGGTGGTGATGTGCTGCTGAATGCGCCTCTGAAAGAGTTCGTGCTCAATGACGACAGTAGCGTCCAAGCTTTTCGGATTGCTGGCATCAAAGGTCAAGAAGAACAACTCATTGAGGCAGATGCCTACGTTTCGGCACTGCCGGTTGATCCGCTCAAGCTACTGTTGCCGGATGCATGGAAAGCCATGCCCTACTTCCAGCAACTCGACGGTCTGCAGGGCGTGCCGGTCATCAACATTCACCTCTGGTTCGATCGCAAGCTGACCGATATCGATCACCTGCTGTTCTCGCGATCGCCCCTGCTCAGTGTCTATGCCGACATGAGTAACACCTGTCGCGAGTACGAAGATCCCGATCGCTCAATGCTAGAGCTGGTCTTCGCCCCCGCCAAAGACTGGATTGGCCGCTCCGACGAAGACATCTTGGCTGCCACCATGGCCGAGATTGAAAAGCTATTCCCACAGCATTTCAGCGGTGAGAATCCGGCACGTCTGCGCAAATACAAAATTGTCAAAACGCCCCTGTCGGTCTACAAAGCCACGCCGGGCCGTCAACAATATCGCCCCGATCAAGCTAGCCCGATCGCTAATTTCTTCCTGACCGGCGACTACACCATGCAGCGCTACCTCGCCAGTATGGAAGGGGCGGTCCTATCTGGTAAGCTGACAGCGCAAGCCATCATTGCTCGCCAAGATGAGTTGCAACGTCGCAGCAGCGGACGACCGCTGGCCGCGAGTCAGGCATAG
- a CDS encoding NAD(P)H-quinone oxidoreductase subunit M, which yields MLLKSTTRHIRIFTAEIEGNELQPSDTVLTLDVDPDNEFNWNEEALQKVYRQFDDLVESYAGQELSEYNLRRIGSELEVLLRQMLQAGEISYNLNCRVLNYSMGVPQAVV from the coding sequence ATGCTTCTAAAATCTACGACCCGCCATATCCGCATCTTCACGGCCGAGATCGAAGGCAACGAACTCCAACCCAGCGACACGGTGTTGACGCTGGATGTCGATCCTGACAACGAGTTCAACTGGAACGAGGAAGCGCTGCAAAAGGTCTATCGTCAGTTTGATGACCTCGTAGAATCCTACGCGGGGCAAGAGCTGAGTGAGTACAATCTGCGTCGTATCGGCTCGGAACTAGAAGTCTTGCTGCGGCAGATGTTGCAGGCTGGAGAAATTTCTTACAACCTCAACTGCCGCGTGCTGAACTACAGCATGGGCGTGCCGCAAGCCGTTGTCTAA
- a CDS encoding fructosamine kinase family protein gives MAEAESLWSAIAAVINTQRDRPSLIQQAQPVGGGCINRSYRLVLEDGQAWFVKLNQRDSLAAFAAEAEALTAIAASQTIRVPQPIAWGETNRSAYLVLEWLELDRGPTDWRQMGAQLAQLHRQTRSPQGFGWHRDNVIGQTPQINPWQWDWGAFWQVQRIQFQLDLAARNGYRWPHAQALCDRIPDLLADHQPKPALVHGDLWSGNASFLADGTPVIFDPATYYGDREVDLAMTELFGGFPPAFYEGYRQVWPLDPGYRSRRDLYNLYHVLNHVNLFGGGYVHQAQRLIDRLLATNR, from the coding sequence ATGGCTGAAGCAGAGTCTCTTTGGAGCGCGATCGCGGCGGTGATTAATACTCAGCGCGATCGGCCAAGCCTAATTCAGCAGGCCCAACCCGTGGGTGGTGGCTGCATCAACCGCAGCTATCGCCTGGTGCTGGAAGATGGGCAAGCTTGGTTTGTCAAACTCAATCAACGCGACTCTTTAGCGGCTTTTGCGGCGGAAGCAGAAGCCCTGACCGCGATCGCAGCCAGTCAAACAATCCGAGTGCCTCAGCCAATTGCTTGGGGAGAGACCAATCGCAGTGCCTACCTAGTGTTGGAATGGCTAGAGCTTGATCGCGGCCCCACAGATTGGCGACAGATGGGGGCCCAATTGGCGCAGTTGCATCGTCAGACTCGCTCACCTCAGGGTTTTGGCTGGCATCGCGACAATGTGATTGGCCAAACCCCACAAATCAACCCGTGGCAATGGGATTGGGGAGCATTCTGGCAAGTCCAGCGTATTCAGTTTCAACTGGATCTGGCTGCCCGTAACGGCTACCGCTGGCCCCATGCCCAAGCACTGTGCGATCGCATTCCCGATCTTCTGGCCGATCATCAACCCAAGCCTGCATTGGTGCATGGCGATCTTTGGTCGGGAAATGCCAGCTTCCTGGCAGACGGCACGCCAGTCATCTTTGATCCGGCGACCTACTACGGCGATCGCGAAGTCGATCTAGCGATGACCGAACTATTTGGGGGTTTCCCTCCAGCTTTTTACGAAGGCTACCGCCAGGTTTGGCCGCTGGATCCGGGCTATCGCAGCCGCCGCGATCTCTACAACCTCTATCACGTTCTCAATCACGTCAACTTGTTTGGCGGGGGCTATGTCCACCAGGCTCAACGACTGATCGATCGCCTTCTGGCAACGAACCGTTGA
- the crtB gene encoding 15-cis-phytoene synthase CrtB yields MLQMIPARPSRALASLSEAYEECRQITARYAKTFYLGTLLMPEAKRQAIWAIYVWCRRTDELVDGPQAAQTNFATLDAWERRLERLFAGEPEDDCDVALVDTLARYPLDIQPFRDMIEGQRMDLLQNRYSTFEDLYTYCYRVAGTVGLMSQPVMGIESTNSRAPWDPTTPPDPTQEALALGIANQLTNILRDVGEDARRGRIYLPQEELAQFNYSEQDLFNGVIDDRWRAFMQFQLDRARDYFEQAERGIRQLSHDARWPVWASLMLYREILDVIEQNNYDVFRKRAYVPTWRKLCSLPVAMLRATVL; encoded by the coding sequence ATGCTGCAGATGATACCGGCACGGCCTTCACGGGCGCTCGCCTCTCTGTCGGAGGCCTACGAGGAGTGCCGACAAATTACCGCTCGCTACGCTAAGACCTTTTACCTCGGGACGCTTTTGATGCCCGAGGCCAAGCGTCAGGCCATCTGGGCCATCTACGTCTGGTGTCGTCGTACCGATGAACTAGTCGATGGCCCTCAAGCAGCGCAGACTAACTTCGCGACCCTGGATGCTTGGGAGCGGCGGTTGGAACGACTGTTTGCTGGGGAACCCGAAGACGACTGCGATGTTGCCTTGGTGGATACCTTGGCTCGCTATCCTCTCGATATCCAGCCCTTCCGCGACATGATCGAAGGGCAGCGGATGGATCTGCTGCAAAACCGCTATTCCACTTTTGAGGATCTCTACACCTACTGCTACCGTGTCGCCGGTACTGTGGGACTGATGTCACAGCCGGTGATGGGCATTGAATCGACCAATAGTCGTGCCCCTTGGGATCCGACAACTCCGCCCGACCCAACGCAAGAAGCGCTAGCACTTGGCATTGCCAACCAGCTCACCAATATTCTGCGCGATGTCGGTGAAGATGCCCGTCGAGGCCGCATCTATCTCCCCCAAGAGGAGCTAGCGCAGTTCAACTACAGCGAACAAGACTTGTTCAATGGCGTGATTGACGATCGCTGGCGGGCCTTTATGCAGTTCCAGCTTGATCGCGCTCGTGATTACTTTGAGCAAGCCGAGCGTGGCATTCGTCAACTCAGCCATGATGCTCGCTGGCCAGTCTGGGCCTCCCTGATGCTCTATCGCGAAATTCTCGATGTGATTGAGCAGAATAACTACGACGTCTTCCGAAAGCGGGCCTACGTACCGACTTGGCGGAAACTCTGTAGTCTGCCGGTGGCAATGCTACGAGCTACGGTTCTTTAG
- a CDS encoding thioredoxin family protein, with product MLPVVTAQTFSAEVLQAKDPVLVYFWAAWCGPCRLLTPCLEQWHQTASQNLRVVSINADENFTLANRYRLATLPTLIWFADGRIRDRLEGISDREALQTFLKRYQPVANAV from the coding sequence ATGCTTCCAGTCGTCACAGCGCAAACCTTCAGCGCTGAAGTACTCCAAGCAAAAGATCCTGTTCTGGTTTACTTCTGGGCTGCTTGGTGCGGGCCCTGTCGACTCTTAACTCCCTGCCTCGAACAATGGCATCAGACGGCTAGCCAAAATCTACGGGTGGTCAGCATTAATGCCGATGAAAATTTCACCTTGGCCAATCGCTATCGACTAGCGACGTTGCCGACCCTGATCTGGTTTGCAGACGGTCGCATTCGCGATCGCCTAGAAGGGATCAGCGATCGCGAAGCCCTGCAGACCTTCCTCAAGCGCTACCAACCTGTGGCAAATGCCGTCTAA
- a CDS encoding LysR family transcriptional regulator produces the protein MSDLPFTLDQLRILRAIAAEGSFKRAADSLYVSQPAVSLQVQNLERQLNVPLFDRGGRRAQLTEAGHLLLSYGERIPSLCAETCRAIEDLQYLQGGTLIIGASQTTGTYLLPRMIGRFRQRYPDVAVQLHVHSTRRTSWSVANGQIDLAIIGGEVPTELQDSLVTIPYAEDELALILPVSHPLTQQASIQREDLYKLQFIALDSQSTIRKVIDQVLSRSGIETRRLRIEMELNSIEAIKNAVQAGLGAAFVSVSAIEKELEMGSLHRAQTNDLCVQRTLSVIYNPNRYRSKAAVAFSQEILPDFATENSPLWKGQASLDDFIPKRSPVA, from the coding sequence ATGTCCGATTTGCCTTTCACTCTGGACCAATTACGCATTTTGCGAGCGATCGCTGCTGAGGGTAGCTTCAAGCGTGCGGCTGACAGCCTTTACGTGTCGCAACCGGCAGTGAGCTTGCAGGTGCAAAACCTCGAACGGCAGCTGAATGTGCCGCTGTTCGATCGCGGGGGTCGCCGCGCCCAACTGACGGAAGCCGGACATCTGCTGCTCAGCTACGGCGAACGCATCCCCAGCCTCTGCGCTGAGACTTGTCGCGCGATCGAAGACCTACAATATTTACAGGGCGGCACGTTGATCATTGGTGCTAGCCAAACCACGGGCACTTATCTCTTGCCCCGCATGATCGGCCGTTTTCGCCAGCGCTACCCCGACGTTGCCGTGCAACTGCACGTCCACTCCACCCGCCGCACCTCTTGGAGCGTGGCCAATGGTCAGATTGACCTCGCGATTATTGGCGGTGAAGTGCCGACGGAACTGCAGGATTCCTTGGTCACGATTCCCTATGCTGAGGATGAGCTGGCCTTGATCCTGCCGGTGTCGCACCCGTTGACCCAACAAGCCAGCATTCAGCGCGAAGACCTCTACAAGCTGCAGTTCATTGCCCTTGATTCTCAATCAACCATCCGCAAGGTGATTGACCAAGTGCTCAGCCGCAGCGGCATTGAGACCCGTCGCCTGCGGATTGAGATGGAGCTCAACTCGATCGAGGCAATTAAAAATGCGGTGCAAGCGGGTCTAGGGGCAGCTTTCGTCTCGGTTTCCGCGATCGAGAAGGAACTGGAGATGGGCAGTTTGCACCGTGCCCAAACCAATGATCTGTGCGTTCAACGCACCCTATCGGTAATCTACAACCCCAACCGCTACCGCTCGAAAGCAGCTGTGGCCTTCAGCCAGGAAATCTTGCCAGATTTCGCAACTGAAAACAGTCCGCTCTGGAAAGGGCAAGCCAGCCTCGACGACTTCATCCCAAAGCGATCGCCCGTGGCTTAG